The DNA segment AGCATAGACCATCTCCACTTCTCCGTCTGTGGAGCAATTAGGGTGGtaggccatgtgtgtgtgtgtccgtgggCTCCAGCTGTCAAGAGGCCTCTGTCTCCTGGTCCTGACATGTCTCCGATACACCccgctgtgagtctctctgtgtcacacacactcCACGGACCCGGCCGGAGCCCAAGGCGAGCTGTCCGTCAtctcacacacatgtgcacattctctctctctctctctctctctctcaggcacacacacatgctgagtTTTCACTGATCCTTCTGGCATTGTGGTagttcttctctctctcactcacagtgtgtgtgtatggcgGTGGCTGCGGGCCACGGCAAGTCATCCGTGCTTCCCCTTATCGTTTTAATCACCTCGTTAGGCGCAGCTAGTCCCCACACTTACTGGCCACTGTCCCTCCTCTGGAACCGTGCCCTCATGACCCGATGCTGGTGGTGCCACCAGGCAGAGTGATGCATGATGGGAGGAGGCCTAGAGTTGAGTAGGGTAGTACCCTTCTCAACTCTAGCCCTCCTCCTACACTACccgagtagagtagggtagagaagggtagagtagactacagttgggtagagtagagtagggtagagtagagtagagttgggtagagtagggtagggtagagtagagtagagtagagttggGTAGAGTAGTTTAGAGttgggtagagtagagtagagtagggtagagtagagtaggatAGAATAGAGTAGGGTAAAGGAGGGTATGGAGTAgggtagaatagagtagagtagagtagagtagagtagaggagaggagaggagagtagggTAGGGTAGTTTTGGTTTTCAAAATCCCTTTATTTAACATTTGCAGGGAAAAGAGAAACCAGATCACTGTCTCATCATCACTATGATCTGAACAAAAAATCAGTCATTCAAAACCAGTAAAGTAATTCTCTGATCAGagattaataaaagaaaaactctCCATCCTCCAACCCCCCCAACAGTCCATGTGCGGCTGAAGGCCTGCACATTGTCCATCATATGGTAGTATGTGTATTCCACCCTCAGTCGGGCCTTCAGCAGTCCCTCCAGAACCGGTACCAAGTCAACGCTGCCAGCACCCTGAGCCCGATTCCTGCGCGTCAGCCAGATGGCCAATTTGGCAGAACCAGACAAAAAAGTTCACCAGTATTTGAACGGTCTTTTTTTTAGCACTGTATTTAGGACCAAAGATAAacaaatcaaaagaaaaaaactccccCGTGACCCTAAAAACCACctttttaaaagcatcccagaATACCGCTGTCGCTGTTCCtacctcgtgtgaaaccagatgcCAGCGTTGACTTATATGTCACGTAACTTCGGTACTTAAGTTATatcacttccagagttattttaacccaaaccacaatcttttccgaaacctaaccaaGGTGTTGCTTGACTTTCGTAAGAAAACGAACgcaaaaatgaggaataacttttcgtaagatatcataggaaccattgtatgaggatacattgataTGTCATAGacaacactatactacactataactATAGTTAGTTACTCTGCAGATTAATATCCATCATTAAAACACTTAGAACATGTAATGCACTGCTAAAGATTATACCAGTGTATCCCACCTTATGAACAAAGCAACGTCTAGTTGGGGCGCCttgtcatgtttcagatgtctCTGACTTGTTAGCAGCACCACCAAAGAGACATTTCCCCTCTTAGTGGAGCGGGTAACATCCATTCTTCaatcaaatcgtgcaaatagtgatacaagcaccaaatttggcatgatgattgccGAGGGGTCactaagcaaatataaacgattggccacttgaaaatccaagatagccgccaaattgacctgctgaTAATGATTTATCTCATAGacattcatctacttggtcgacttgagtgatcttggtgtcatgctggatctaattttgatagttttaacgGTTTTTAACTGCAATATGGGTATGTATCAtatgtatcactatttgcatgatttttccactatctAAACTTCTCCCAtggtttcattttaataatatctcataaaaaaataattaaaaatcaaagaaaattCCAAAGGATGAATCTACATTTTTGAGTGATTGACAattgcctccgttgaatgaacagccaataggaacgctctctctctctgaaatgacctgtgattggtcaaagtctcccgtcacgggctatattttttaaagccaggaaaacagagccatgaggaggtgcagaagtctagttttctctcagaacccTTGatatacaatatgctgaaaagttgtTTGGGAATTTTTGCGCAATGATGCAAAAATCATTCTacctactgacactttaaatTAGTCTTTATATACATCGGaagtaaataataacaaatagtGACAAATCAAATGTATTTCAGGAGTAAAATCACAATATTGCTATATGGGCTATGCAGAAACAAGGAATCAAATATGGAAAAAGTTTAATTTTAATCTTAGACAGCAGATGATATGATAAATCAAAAACACGGATGCTgtcttaattaaaaaacaacatgacacaAACAAGTCTGAATTTTCCATCTACCTCCCTCACTGAACTGTTGAATCACCCCCTTGGGAACAATTATCCCTTATCTTAGCTcaccttatcttatcttaaatgaCAATTAGAAAGATAAAAGGCATTTTAGAATAATGACTTCTGACTTTTAAGCTATGAGATTTGTTTTAAGTTGaaaatctccctctctctctctttctctctctacttgcattttgaaaattattttttcagAATCACCTATGCACATGCACAAACTCAACAACAAcgtagtatttatttatcttttctcCCCATCTTTTATCATGCACACACATCTCTGCTTTCCCTTTGCCCACTATACTCCCACGGGAGGGAGAGCGCTTGAGGGCTGAGGGGcgtgaagagaggaggaggaggaggaggaggaggaggagaaggaggaggaggaggaggtgtatgtttgtgtgtgagagagaaagagagagagagagagagggcggtGTTAGACAATACCATTCCTCAAATATATTCCATCCTCTCCGTCCCTGTAGTGAGCCTTTATTAGTCGGGATCGCTTGGATCTTATCTCGCATATGACAACTGGGTGGAAGAAAGactggaggaaagaaaagagagagagagagagggggattaTCTGTGAACCAGCTTCCGATCCGCTCACTCCTGACACGGGGAGAGCTGCGTTTATCTCGCCCCCTTTATCTCCATCTTCCACCGGTGGATGGACGAGTAGCCCCGGCTGCACTTTCTCCACTATATCTGCCTTCTATTGTCTCTCCATCGCTGGGATCACACGGGGGGCTGACTGATCCCTCCtcacatcattattattattattattattattttaatctaCTCAATCATCTGTAAGACTTTGGGACTATTTTTGCAGAAACATTCCCCCTCATCCCACAGCTTGACGTTTAACCCCATGTTGCAGGTTCGAggctaaaaaaagtcaaactaatttatttattatttatttatttatttattttttattcgtATTGAACATCTTGATGGTTGCTGCGGTGGAATATGAGTTAATTTGGAGTTGAGTCAAGTTCGTTTCCAGAAGATTTCGCCTCCCAACTCTTTGTCAAGGTGAGTCCCAAATGTAGAAATAAATTCTACATACActtaaaaattaagtttttaaatgtgtctaCCTGTATTAGCTagctattttctatttttttattttatatatatattttttttaattttttttttaacttatccccgttttataaaaaaacacaatagctCCAATAATTCCATGTCCAGCAGAtgtcaatattatttttttgccgTCTTATGCCTCCATGCTGTCAAGTCACCGTGGCCTCAGCCAAGCAGATGTGTTCATCACACTGTGACAGATGGCCAATTCTGATTATGTTAATTCACAAAAAAAGGGAGTTTCTCCTTCTGAAAATGATCACAACTtgcattattcttttttttttttttttaaataaaagatatTAATTTGAAACTAAAATAAAGCACTTTTAAAGATTCGTTTTTCCTAATTGTGGCTCTTTTTTAAGGCCTTGGGctttaataaattatttttcatCATTCATTATTTATGGAGTTTAATGTTATTATGCAACGAATTTTTGTATTTATGGGGGGCCCTGGCACCCAGACGAGCCCCCCGCTGTGTGCAGCTCTCATACTGGGGCCTCAGGGTGGCAgaaaacacttcaatttaattgatattttttcattattatttttgtgaGTTTCGATCAACAACAGGCGTATTAAGAATATACACATACGAGGctcattatttattatcttatatCCTCCTGtgacccagcccattgacatgtgtcctctgtagtggacattttgtccacatgcatatcctttTAATCTTTTGACTTACTCttatcaacccctggtgtattgtaaagaggacatcatgggctttccagtgatatggcattagttttttttaatcaagttaagataagataagatgaacctttattcattatttataaattcaggtgtcaaagcagcaacatcagcaaacagagtgaaacacaggagaggtaaaggcatacaaaaaatataaaaacaataatagagatataaaagatacagagtgaatgggtgaacatagtgtgtacagtccatcaataaataaatgtagtatgtgcaataaataaatgtaatatgtgcagtctataaagtggtatataggatgtatagtgtaaagtaactgtaaagtgcgccagtggttagagttcaagatggttgcagatagtgcatgtgtAAAGGTAGaaagtgcatgtttaaaggtagatagtgcatgtttaaagttcttaaagtcctaatagttctaaaaaaaaaagttgaatgtattcttggtttaatatcactctacggccataatctgttcattattttttttagtcttttcacactgaaatggtCCTGTGGTCCACTGCAGTGGAtatgctgtaaaataaaaaatacagtttaaaaagcctaaattgtaagattttcttttaaccctaaataggaaggaaatcacacacaaaagtaattggaagactcttttttttactcGGTTCCCAGGAGGTTAAAGATATAAATGTGTTGCACAGGTTGCATAAATcaattttttaatgtgtttttttcaatcaagttgaatgtattcttggtttaatatcactctaaagccataatctgttcatttttgtTTAGTCTTTCCACACTGAAATGGTCCTGTGGTCCACTACAAtggtgtaaaataaaaaataaagtttaaaaagcctaaattgtaagatttttcttttaaccctaaataggaaggaaaatcactttttcatctctttttttactCAGGAGGTTGAAGATATAAATATGTTACACAGGTTGCATAAATCCATAttttaatatgtgttttttttaatcaagttgaatttattcttggtttaatatcactctacagccataatcagattttttttttttagtcttttcacactgacagtggacataatgtaaaataaaaaaataaagtttaaaaagccTAAATTGTAAGATTTTAGATTaggttaaatatataaatttgtTGCACAGGTTGCATAAATCCATATTGTAACAGTTTGTCCACACTTCCAGGTTCTTTTAGGAGGAGCGACTGTCaacaataaagatataaagaTGATGCTGAGCCCGGACCAGACGGACAACGACCTCTCCTGGACTCAGTCCGACCCGGAGAGCATCCTCAGCGGCCTCAAGTCGGCCGGCTGCACCTCGGACGAGCCGggaggagaagatgagaggCCCAAGTGCAAATCCGACCAGCCTCTAACccgagaggagaagaggaggaggaggagagccacGGCCAAGTACCGCTCTGCGCACGCCACCAGGGAGCGGATCCGCGTGGAGGCCTTCAACGTGGCCTTCGCAGAGCTGAGGAAACTACTGCCCACCTTGCCTCCAGACAAGAAACTCTCCAAGATCGAGATCCTCAGACTGGCTATTTGCTACATCTCATATCTCAATCACgtgctggatgtgtaaaaaaaaaaagaaaaaaaaaagggacccAAATTgttttttgggttgtttttggACTTGGGGTGTCAATTTTGGGTATGGCAAAGTTGtagggtgatggtgatggtgatgatggtgatggggGGCCAGTATTTTTGTAGCTCTTGCTGATTTTGTGCAGAGATTTCCTTTAAATTTGTCACTTTATGAGTGGAAAAATTTGATTCTGGATTCCCAACTCTCACAAGACATGTTACAAAAAAAACCTGGatgaacatttaaataaaaatatgtaatcccaggttttaatattaaaaaaagtgaccCAAATTggtttttgggttgttttggaCTTGGGGTGTCAATTTTGGGTATATGGCAAGGTTGTAGGGTGATGTGGGGCCAATATTTTTGTAGCTTTTTTGTAAATTTGTCACTTTCTGGGTGGATAAAATTGTATTCTTGATTCCCAACCCTCAAAAAACCTGGATGAACATTTTAATTAATGGAGGGTGTATAAAAATATGTAATCCCaggttttaatataaaaaaagaatcagCCAATTTTAGCATTCAGGGCCCAAAATCTCTGAAATAATTCCTCCTGattccaccaaatgtggtcggATTGCTGGGGCTTTGCCATACCTGCTATAGTTGACTGAGTTGACCCCCAGTGTGAGTCCAGTGTTGCAGAGTGAAAGCTTTCAACTTTGAGTCCACTGAACAAAAGCAACAAGCACAGAGTCGTTTGAGCTGTTAGAtgcaataattataattattatctgACATACAGTTGGGGGGGGGATGGGCTGCAAGAGCCCTGCAGGCTTTCACTCCCAGAGGTGGGGGAAAACAATGTGTGAAAATATCAAGAAAACTTTCCACATGAAATCTCCCCAATAAATGATATTAGTTGAATCCTACCTAATGTCATGAATATATTCAAAACGAAATCCTCCCCTTGAAGTCTCAATTTGAGGtccaataaaagaaaaacacacattttttccaCACATCGAAACGAAAGGATGTAATAGCTGCTTTAGATCTTAGTTTAGATGTTTTTCCgttaaggaagaaaaaaaaaaaagtgccactTATGACATATAAAATTGTGAccttaatcatttttttttttttttttaaagtgtatggaattatttatttaattgtgttAATATTTAAGgctaatttatttatgttgatataTCTTAGGCTGGCGTCCTTTTTTTGTATAAATGTTTGTTGCTTCTATATTTTAGGCTGTGAAACTTTGGAAAGTGATGGTGTTCTACTCTTAAAAAATGGCACTTTCTGTTGATCCATAGCATAAATTATTTGTTTGATGTAtgtcatatttttgttttgtttttaatgtcacGTCTATTGCCTATCAATAGCAACGATAAGCACTTCAAGATGGGGTTCAACGGCCTCGTAAATGTTTATTTCCCTAAATTGTTGTGTTCAGAGGTTGCCCTTAGAATGAGAATctgcttaaaaaaataattcaattttaaaaaatgtaatcatatGAATGATTATGTCAAACAGGATTCAGaagcaaacctttttttttttgctgttaccaaaaaaaataataatttcgaAAAAATAGTCTTCTCTTCAATGTTTTGATGTTCTattttttggtttatttatttgtgtctgCTTTGTATTACGAAATCCAATAAGTAATTTTATAGTGAAGAAAAAAGCAAACATATCCTCTATCCAAAGATTTTTTGTCTCTTCAGGGTTGTGTAGGCTACTTGTTGCTTTATGCAGATCTTTTGTAGTAGAGGTGTCGTGTGACAGCTGGTTTCTAATGGACAAACTTTTCATATTTTccggttttattttgaattaaaacggaaatacttgaaaaaaaatGCCTTTTCCTGTTtcgaaatattttttaaaaaaaagctttttttttgagtttgcaatgtaaaaagaaaaaaatgtggaCAGCTGCTAATAATCAGCTGATTTGAATGATGCGTGCTGCGCAGGATGACGTCATGCTCACGCACATGTCAGTGAGTATTGGCCATATCTTTTGTAGTAGAGGTGTCATGTGACAGCTGGTTTTTAATGAACAAACTTCATATTTTCcggttttattttaatataaaacggaaatacttgaaaaaaaatGCCTTTCCTGTTTCGAAATATTTTCAAAAGAAAGGTTTTGAGCAATGTAGAGAAAAGAAATAGCAGCTGCTAATATTCAGCTGATTGGAATGATGAGGTCAGGCTCATGTCTGCAAGTATTGGCCATATCTTTTGTAGTAGAGGTGTCATGTGACAGCTGGTTTCTAATGAACAAAGTTTTGATTTTttccagttttattttgaattaaagCGGAAAtacttatattttaaaaataaagttaCAAAGGTTTTTTTGAGTTTGCAAtgtagaggaaaaaaaatagcGACAGCTGCTAATGTCCAGCTGATTGGAATGATGCCTGCAGTGCAGGGTGACTTCATGCTTACGTCAGCTAATATTGGCCATATCTTTTGTAGTATAGAGGTGTCATGTGACAGCTGGCTTCTAATGAACAAACTTTTCatattttcctgttttatttttaaagtggaaatactaatattttcaaaataaagattttttttaatttgcaatgtagaggggaaaaaaagggacaGCTGCTAATATTCAGCTGATTGGAATGATGCATGGATGACGTCAGCTTCACGCTGGCACGTGCACGAACGCTGGATGCTCATGCAAATCAGCACTCTCACATTTAGcccactgtaaacacacacaatgcaagGTGGAATAAGTGCAGTTTAGCATACAGATGAAAACTCAGCCCTACTGTACAAACACAATACAAGATGAAATAAGCCATACAGATATAGAaagctctgcacacacacatcttctctctctctctctctctctctctctctctctctctcttctctctctctctctctctctctctctctctctctctctctctctctctctctctctctctcacacacacacacacagtggtcaGCAGCTAAAGGCAGTGGTAGCTTACATGTGTGCTCCTGGCTGAAAGGCTCTCTCCCTCCCCAGAGAGGGGGCAGGTGTTACTCCAGACGAGCCAAGACAACCAAATTACTGGCCGTCTGGCACCTCCCGTGGGAAACccggggagagaggagggatgggAGAGATGGAAATTTATGAGCGAGTGAGCGCCGAGATGTAATATTGCCAAATGGTATGAACAAAAAGATccaaatatttatattcatttgtGATGTACACGCCTGTTCCCGATCGATTGCGCTATAAAAAGCTTGTAGTTGAGTTACAGAGCAGGAGATGTGTGAATGCTTTTATCTGAGCCACATTAGATTATCATGAGTgaacctgtttttgttttttttgcacaagcATTGGGTGGCCCCAGTGGGAACCGAACCCTTCACCCTGGAAATGCCACAGTTAAGCTGTTCCAATTGAGCAACAGAATATGTCAAATATGTATGATTAGaaactctatctatctatctatctatttatctgggctgtgtattggcaaaaatctggtgatacgatatgtatcatgatacaggggtaacaattcaatatattgcgatttttaaatttatttttaggaaaactgaCATAGtatacacatagaacccattttcattcacatatgaaaatggccatgccagtgccatgccagtttttcatcgccaaattTTAGCGTTACGTTGTAGCGTTATctagcctccttctcaacaagctagtatgacatgcttggtaccaatggattccttagattttctagtttctagttTTCAcgacaacctctgaaagattgaatAGTGGCCGGGCCCAATGGTGGTCCGCCGATTTTTAATACGTATAATTaataatcaatacagtgttttggagaattgatACACTATCccacaacataatatcgcaatactcatgtgtatcgatattttcttacacccctatctatctatctatctctctatctatttatctatctatctatctatctatctgtctcgGGTGGCAGCTGCTGCAGTGATGTTTTTTAGCGAAGCCATGTTTGTCGTTTCAAATCTTTTTATCTGCGGAGACCGAAGGTTGCATGAAATGTTCTTTCCTTTTCAGCTCAAGGGCCTCCTGtgtctcgtttttttttttgtatttggcgtctgtcagtttgtctgtcACCTGCCTGCCTGACTTTTACCTTCAGACGAGTGCACTCACACGGGCTGAGAAAGTTTATATGGTGACAAGGCTGCTATTACGAGTCGTTGGAAATGAACTTAAAGAAAGGCTCTGTAACTTTTGAAAGAGGAAATAACACATTGTTcctcttacaaatgaaaagttgaattcataagAAGTAAAAACCCACCCTTGCTAATTTAAATACACTCAGGCTTTGCTGCTGCAGCATTagttggtctggtatgaccaggtGAATGTGGTGGCTAATGTTGGCAAACTTTAGATATGTTGTACAACAGACATTACTGTTAGTTTGCTCAGTTTCCGTATCGcatttagcgcatcaactctGTTTGcacaattgaggaagttttattgagttttgccgtttccatacaTAATACATATGAGCTGTCCGGTCTACAACTGCACTGTTTTGGTtgactctcaccgctctcatagcATTGTTTTCGGCTGCAACAGGGAGCTGTTTTCACCAAAATAGCTCTAAAGACCCACTGTACACTAACTGCTcaacagcaaacagcagacagacacagttagcagcAAGCTAGTAaatatagtggagcatttagcagctaaagagccagatatttccctcaggattggtggagaccaaaaacagagctaaaagagagagaaaattggAATGAGGTGAGTTGGACAATTGGACTAAATAGGCGCCATCATGGGGTccggtatccagttcttatCATACATCCTTGAGTTGGAGCCGATAAATTGGCCTACctgtgactactgcagagtcatttgtccaGGGAATGAAAGTTTGTAACCGTTACCACTGAAGACCATAGCCAGATGCTAgtgggtgtttttttgtgcaatGGGGAAGGGGATTTAAAGTTGCTTCCTGGTCAGTctgaacacacagaaacagaagaCAATCGCGCGATTCACAATATAAAGGCGGCGGGTTTGTTACGTTCAACCAAATCTGGCACTGTCAGCAGTTTGCATCCCATAAGAAACACATAACATTTAAATGTTTGATAATCATTTGTTTTCCATTCGAACATTTGTTGTACATCATTCAAACCCGACTGGTCCAATATTACAGATCGCTCCGTCAATgcttttaccaaaaaaaaaagaaagaaaagaaaagaacccCAATATGTCGCATCAACAGATTGTCCTCCTTCAGAACACAAAACAAGCTCTGCGATCCTGGCATGGCGTGGAGATAGACTTCTGCTCGAGCTTATTGAATGGAGGAGTCCATCTGTACGTCGCCGTGGAGCACTATGAGGCCATTTGTGCTCCTCATCCCCAAAAGCTTCCGTAGCATCAGTCCTCTTCAATTTATTCTTTACAAACCCCCAGAAGGGGCAGGGGAGAGGGAAGTGACAGGCGAAAAGCCCAAACTGCTGAGGGCACTGAACAGCCTGGCTAACAGTGTGGccggtgcatgtgtgtgtgcgtgagaaaGTACCACGTTTCACCacaaccccccccacccccccactccGTTACCCTCTTTGCACTGTGGGCTTATGTAATGGTGAAGGCCGAGGAGTGACCATATGTCAGGAGGTGTGTACAGACAGCAGGGGATTATACAGCGGCCATTATCAGCGCCAGGACATCCTTCTCCTCATCATCATTCAGGTATACACACACCCATTTAATTCTGAGAGCTCTGTGTAAATTGGACTGGGAGGAAGAGTATGACAACAAACAGCCATATGTTCACAGTACGAGGAACAACATTTGGGGCTTTTGGTGCCGCCTCGTTCTTTCACCCTCTCTTTTATTCTCCAAGTCGTTGGGTAGTATGGAAGTGTTCATGTTCAAGGCGAGAACTCCCCCATCAATATTGCACTCCCCCCCcaccaaccaccaccaccaccacccctcttccctccctcttgcctctctgtgtgttcgTGGTTTTCCCCAATCATGCACATCCCCGTGTATGTGCAGCATGAAGGGTGCTCGTGCAGCAGAAGTACAAAGCCTGGTCCATGTGTTGAAATGCAGCCCCCGGGATGGGCCGT comes from the Sebastes fasciatus isolate fSebFas1 chromosome 24, fSebFas1.pri, whole genome shotgun sequence genome and includes:
- the LOC141763242 gene encoding helix-loop-helix protein 2-like, with amino-acid sequence MMLSPDQTDNDLSWTQSDPESILSGLKSAGCTSDEPGGEDERPKCKSDQPLTREEKRRRRRATAKYRSAHATRERIRVEAFNVAFAELRKLLPTLPPDKKLSKIEILRLAICYISYLNHVLDV